A single genomic interval of Prochlorococcus marinus XMU1406 harbors:
- the gloA gene encoding lactoylglutathione lyase, which produces MRILHTMLRVGDLDKSIDFYVNRLGMNLLRKKDYPHGKFTLAFVGYGSEKENTVIELTYNWDKKSEDYELGDKYGHIAIGVKDIHLICQKLENNGCKITTKPKTMKNSTTVLAFIEDPDGYKIELIERN; this is translated from the coding sequence ATGCGTATCCTACATACAATGTTGAGGGTTGGAGATTTAGATAAATCGATTGATTTCTACGTCAATAGATTAGGAATGAATTTATTAAGAAAAAAGGATTACCCTCATGGAAAATTCACTTTGGCATTTGTTGGTTATGGCTCAGAAAAAGAAAACACAGTAATTGAATTAACTTATAACTGGGACAAAAAGTCTGAAGACTATGAGCTTGGAGATAAATATGGTCATATAGCTATTGGAGTAAAAGATATTCATCTAATTTGCCAAAAATTAGAAAATAATGGTTGTAAAATAACAACCAAACCTAAAACAATGAAAAACAGTACTACTGTCTTGGCTTTTATTGAGGATCCTGATGGTTATAAAATTGAACTTATTGAAAGAAATTAA
- a CDS encoding CPP1-like family protein has protein sequence MDSNSNKNNNEKSPYEILGVEKGASFEDIQRARDLKVKEAGEDLILKAKIESSFDQLLMGSLKARQSGNVSYEAVSASKKEKQINQFTNNNFPLLSKIKNLNNNSNNSSQYSLPKITPPSFDNLSIKISVGLLFLIFLFISPDSNNRLLLSISTLILTYTQIKSGKRFIGSLGWSVTFLSIGLIFGGLLETNSFIQEVSNNSLSIQKIQSIPAMVILWIGVIFL, from the coding sequence TTGGATTCAAACAGTAATAAAAACAATAATGAAAAATCACCTTATGAAATTTTAGGTGTAGAAAAAGGTGCTTCTTTTGAGGATATTCAAAGGGCCAGAGACCTTAAAGTTAAAGAGGCTGGTGAAGATTTAATTTTGAAAGCGAAAATAGAATCCTCCTTCGATCAATTACTGATGGGTAGTTTGAAAGCTAGGCAATCTGGGAATGTAAGCTATGAAGCTGTGAGTGCTTCAAAAAAAGAAAAACAAATTAATCAATTTACCAATAACAATTTTCCACTGCTATCTAAGATAAAAAATTTAAATAATAACTCTAACAACTCAAGTCAGTATAGTCTGCCGAAAATAACGCCCCCATCATTTGATAATCTTTCAATAAAAATATCAGTTGGCCTATTATTTTTAATTTTTTTATTTATTAGTCCAGACTCAAATAATAGACTTTTGCTTTCTATCTCAACACTAATACTTACCTATACTCAAATTAAATCAGGTAAAAGATTTATAGGTTCTCTAGGATGGAGTGTTACTTTTCTTTCGATAGGATTAATATTCGGGGGATTACTTGAAACTAATTCTTTTATTCAGGAAGTATCAAACAATTCTTTATCTATACAAAAAATTCAATCTATTCCAGCCATGGTTATTTTATGGATAGGCGTAATTTTTTTATGA
- a CDS encoding ABC transporter ATP-binding protein, with product MLDLKEISYQPQTGERKIIDNLNLKVHENEIILICGNSGSGKTTLLEIISGLTTPQKGKITWKNKILSSRQRRWFCGVVFQFPERYFVGTTIGKELKIGHKSLKEKNIEIILNKVGLKRINLTQPPEQLSGGQQRRLAVAVQLLRNPSILLLDEPTAGLDYSMRNEVKNLILDLKNKNTIIIVTHEPALFEGIPSRILFLEKGKIKNFIKENDEG from the coding sequence ATGCTTGATTTAAAAGAAATATCTTATCAACCTCAAACTGGAGAAAGAAAAATAATAGACAATCTAAATTTAAAAGTTCATGAAAATGAAATTATTTTAATTTGCGGAAATAGTGGTTCTGGAAAAACGACACTACTCGAAATAATAAGCGGATTAACAACTCCACAAAAAGGAAAAATTACTTGGAAGAATAAAATTTTATCTTCTAGACAAAGAAGATGGTTTTGTGGAGTAGTATTCCAATTTCCTGAAAGATACTTTGTAGGAACAACCATTGGGAAAGAATTAAAAATAGGCCATAAATCTTTAAAAGAAAAAAATATAGAAATAATTTTAAATAAAGTTGGTTTGAAAAGAATTAACCTTACCCAACCACCAGAACAACTAAGTGGCGGACAACAAAGGCGATTAGCTGTAGCAGTTCAACTACTTAGAAACCCCTCAATTCTTTTACTTGATGAACCAACTGCTGGATTAGACTATTCAATGAGAAATGAGGTAAAAAATTTAATTCTTGATCTAAAAAATAAAAATACAATTATTATTGTTACTCATGAACCTGCATTATTTGAGGGAATTCCTTCTAGGATATTATTCTTGGAAAAAGGGAAAATCAAAAATTTTATAAAAGAAAATGATGAAGGATAG
- a CDS encoding 16S rRNA (uracil(1498)-N(3))-methyltransferase — protein sequence MEDLTRLIISNERIENIQNNNIKLTCDEAHYINKVMRIKNGKEIFIANGEGSLWKAIKVKNDCLEISHLKKPYLFQEQEIYLLGIAVVIPKSGFEDILKMCTEIGIDFIQPLFSERQVNKNYNFSRKLLRWNSIIKEAVEQSERLWKPYILNGMEIIEWLKSRDNQERVSISITRENTHFDLNQWLRNEQEFENKKGGIFWNVIGPEGGWSSNEIDFFNKNKYTFVKLSETILRTSTASINASSILNQWRIDLKLRN from the coding sequence ATGGAAGACTTAACAAGATTAATTATTTCCAATGAAAGAATTGAAAATATCCAGAACAATAATATAAAACTGACTTGCGACGAGGCGCATTATATAAACAAAGTAATGAGGATAAAAAATGGTAAAGAAATATTTATAGCTAATGGAGAGGGTTCATTATGGAAAGCTATAAAAGTTAAAAATGATTGTTTAGAAATAAGTCATTTAAAAAAACCTTACTTATTTCAAGAACAAGAAATTTACTTATTAGGAATAGCTGTTGTTATACCAAAAAGTGGTTTTGAGGATATTTTAAAAATGTGTACTGAAATAGGAATTGATTTTATACAACCATTATTTTCAGAAAGACAGGTAAACAAAAATTATAATTTTTCTAGAAAACTTTTGAGATGGAATTCAATTATCAAAGAAGCAGTTGAGCAAAGTGAGAGATTATGGAAACCATATATTTTAAATGGTATGGAGATTATTGAATGGCTAAAAAGTAGAGATAATCAAGAAAGAGTTTCAATTTCAATTACTAGAGAAAATACACATTTTGATTTAAATCAATGGTTAAGAAATGAGCAAGAATTTGAAAATAAAAAAGGAGGTATTTTCTGGAATGTAATTGGCCCTGAAGGAGGGTGGTCCTCCAATGAAATTGATTTTTTTAATAAAAACAAATATACCTTTGTTAAACTCTCTGAAACTATCTTAAGAACTTCTACAGCTAGTATTAACGCATCATCAATTCTAAATCAGTGGAGAATTGATTTGAAATTAAGGAATTAG
- a CDS encoding class I SAM-dependent methyltransferase has translation MERIPEPELMVEKEQVISYDEADFSEGEVNLINQIYYYLLRKNISLGEKDLIVDLGCGPGNISEKLAIKWPNTEVVGIDGSKEMILRAEYNKSISTNQKKFKNLRYICSDIKDIKSNNFLLKKKISLLVSNSLIHHITNLEDFFNTIRSLSSNITVNFHKDLKRPLDEKSALELKAQCSTKYNETLTNDYYASLKASYTFKELKNFILENDLSSLDVFEEGDNYLVVYGNV, from the coding sequence ATGGAAAGAATCCCTGAACCTGAATTAATGGTAGAAAAAGAGCAGGTCATTTCTTATGATGAAGCTGATTTTTCAGAAGGGGAAGTTAATCTAATTAATCAAATATATTATTATCTTTTGAGAAAAAATATTTCTTTAGGTGAAAAAGATCTAATAGTTGATTTAGGATGCGGCCCAGGAAATATTTCTGAGAAGTTAGCAATAAAATGGCCTAATACTGAAGTAGTTGGAATAGATGGTTCTAAAGAGATGATTTTAAGAGCAGAATATAATAAAAGTATTTCTACTAATCAAAAAAAATTTAAAAATTTACGCTACATTTGTTCTGATATCAAAGACATTAAATCAAATAATTTTTTACTTAAAAAAAAAATTAGTTTACTTGTAAGCAACAGTTTGATTCATCACATTACCAATCTTGAAGATTTCTTCAACACCATAAGAAGTTTGTCTAGTAATATAACTGTAAATTTTCATAAGGACTTAAAAAGGCCATTAGATGAAAAGTCTGCTTTAGAACTCAAAGCACAATGTTCAACTAAATATAATGAGACTTTAACTAATGATTATTATGCATCTTTAAAAGCTTCTTATACTTTTAAAGAGTTAAAAAATTTCATTTTAGAGAATGATCTATCCTCTTTAGATGTGTTTGAAGAAGGTGATAATTATTTAGTAGTCTATGGTAATGTTTAA
- the nrdJ gene encoding ribonucleoside-triphosphate reductase, adenosylcobalamin-dependent, with protein sequence MTVAPNKASSESNSNNLKKDDFPKTAPAAYPVFFRSYSRKTLSGKRENWSEVGERNLSGLKELGKLSEEELILMKEMQSNQKAQPSGRWLWIGGTPWINKNQNFSGAYNCTSTNLIDWEAFALMMDLAMMGCGTGAIIEPHFINKLPTVLNKINIKSVSEVGITPKDQREEKSSLEIKGKDLHIKVGDSRRGWVDSYKYLLEASSNENLEREIDVFINLEDIRPAGESLKGFGGMANPIKLKDLYSRVALLLGKAIGRKLSTVECCLLIDEAAVTIVAGNIRRSAGMRQFASDDKEAASAKENLWSQDANGNWRIDPEKDALRMANHTRVYHTKPTYQTVLDAVTKQFHSGEGAIQFAPEAIARSNADILKDNELKKEFIEIYSEQGKDEARNWINSSYGPFSEEELDHRMSRYGLNPCGEILGNDFHCNLAEVHLNQIDPGNFEDQKKAFKAAALSVACLLNHEFEVERYRKSREYDPIVGVSFTGLFDFCVHAFGTPWLKWWESGRPNSKEGKAFKEKEAKFLDSWRKIVKETVWEYCDKHNLRRPNRCTTVQPAGTKSLLTGAAPGWHPPKAQRFIRRITFRKNDPIALACMDYGYSVVPSQSDKDENGCLLDNPFDPRCTEWLVEIPTEVSWANIDGADQIDINNFSALAQFDFYMQVQKFYTEHNTSATVEFRENEIEDLAKAIHNAIENNEGYISAALLARFSANATFPRLPFEPISKEEYLALQNKVIERKVNNDFFDALNKYDVGELSEAGPAGCDSDKCLLPLAKPKD encoded by the coding sequence GTGACTGTTGCACCAAATAAAGCTTCTTCGGAGAGCAATTCCAATAATCTTAAAAAAGATGATTTTCCAAAGACTGCGCCAGCTGCTTATCCTGTTTTTTTCAGATCTTACAGTAGAAAAACTTTATCTGGCAAAAGGGAAAACTGGAGCGAAGTTGGCGAAAGGAATTTATCGGGATTAAAAGAACTAGGCAAACTTTCTGAGGAAGAATTGATCCTAATGAAAGAGATGCAAAGTAATCAAAAAGCCCAACCTTCAGGGAGATGGTTATGGATAGGAGGAACCCCCTGGATTAATAAGAACCAAAATTTCTCGGGAGCATACAACTGTACTTCAACAAACCTAATTGATTGGGAAGCCTTCGCATTAATGATGGACTTAGCAATGATGGGATGTGGAACAGGAGCAATAATTGAACCTCATTTTATAAACAAACTACCTACGGTTTTAAACAAAATAAATATTAAATCAGTCAGTGAAGTTGGTATAACTCCTAAAGATCAAAGAGAAGAAAAATCATCATTAGAAATCAAAGGAAAAGATCTTCACATCAAAGTTGGAGATAGCAGAAGAGGCTGGGTAGATAGCTACAAATATCTTCTTGAGGCATCAAGTAATGAAAATCTTGAAAGAGAAATTGATGTTTTTATAAATTTGGAAGATATTAGACCTGCTGGAGAATCATTAAAAGGTTTTGGTGGGATGGCAAATCCCATCAAATTGAAAGATCTCTACTCCAGAGTCGCATTACTTCTTGGAAAGGCAATAGGTAGGAAATTAAGTACAGTAGAGTGTTGTTTATTAATTGATGAAGCGGCAGTAACTATAGTTGCTGGGAATATAAGAAGAAGTGCAGGAATGAGACAATTTGCCTCAGATGATAAGGAGGCGGCATCTGCAAAAGAAAATCTATGGAGTCAAGATGCAAATGGTAATTGGAGAATAGATCCTGAAAAAGATGCCCTCAGGATGGCTAATCATACCAGGGTTTACCATACAAAACCCACATACCAAACTGTTTTAGATGCCGTAACAAAACAATTCCATTCAGGTGAAGGGGCTATTCAATTTGCTCCAGAAGCAATCGCAAGATCAAATGCTGATATTCTCAAAGACAATGAATTAAAAAAGGAATTTATTGAAATCTATTCAGAACAAGGTAAGGATGAAGCGAGAAATTGGATAAATAGTAGTTATGGACCATTTTCTGAAGAAGAGTTAGATCACAGGATGAGCAGATATGGACTTAACCCCTGTGGGGAGATATTGGGAAATGATTTTCACTGCAATTTAGCTGAAGTTCATTTGAATCAGATTGATCCCGGAAATTTTGAAGATCAGAAAAAGGCTTTCAAAGCTGCAGCTCTTTCTGTGGCATGCTTACTCAATCATGAATTTGAAGTTGAGCGTTACAGGAAAAGTAGAGAATATGACCCTATTGTAGGGGTAAGTTTCACTGGATTGTTTGATTTCTGCGTTCACGCATTTGGAACACCATGGTTGAAGTGGTGGGAATCAGGAAGGCCCAATAGCAAAGAAGGGAAGGCCTTCAAAGAAAAGGAAGCTAAATTCTTAGATTCTTGGAGAAAAATAGTAAAAGAAACTGTATGGGAATATTGTGATAAGCATAATCTAAGGAGACCAAATAGATGCACAACAGTTCAGCCAGCAGGGACTAAAAGTCTTCTTACTGGAGCAGCTCCAGGATGGCATCCTCCAAAGGCTCAAAGATTCATAAGAAGAATAACTTTCAGAAAAAATGATCCAATTGCTTTAGCTTGCATGGATTATGGTTACTCAGTTGTTCCATCTCAATCTGATAAAGATGAAAATGGTTGCTTGCTCGATAATCCATTTGATCCAAGATGTACAGAATGGTTAGTTGAAATCCCTACAGAAGTTAGTTGGGCAAATATAGACGGTGCAGACCAAATAGATATCAATAATTTCTCAGCATTAGCTCAATTTGATTTTTACATGCAAGTGCAGAAATTTTACACAGAGCACAATACCTCTGCAACCGTAGAATTTAGAGAAAATGAAATCGAGGATTTAGCTAAGGCTATTCATAATGCAATTGAAAATAATGAGGGATATATTTCAGCGGCATTGCTAGCTCGATTTAGTGCTAACGCTACTTTCCCGAGATTACCCTTTGAACCAATAAGTAAAGAGGAATATTTAGCATTGCAAAATAAAGTAATAGAAAGGAAAGTTAATAACGATTTCTTTGATGCTCTTAATAAATATGATGTTGGAGAACTATCTGAAGCAGGACCAGCAGGTTGTGATTCAGATAAATGCTTACTTCCTTTGGCTAAACCAAAAGATTAA
- a CDS encoding SHOCT domain-containing protein, whose translation MKRLLLPLLAALSLPTAVRADNAFGYGMQMCQMMSSGMDPFEAQKIISDSVMNNVPPSYQRGDPYAPWSPTRTTEGAIASGIASGIVDGFTAVMRMNSLRPGIQQTMEANCPDFYVSASNKQNESKVVKKKVCTWEKDKFNKGKKKRKCRKKTAEEIALELPSVPSDKNQLKIFCKTNLYNSNCKKYYDMKLNAIKNPKNIQVNSFSEADELKKFADLKDKGIITEEEFNKKKKEILGL comes from the coding sequence ATGAAACGCTTACTACTCCCACTACTAGCTGCTCTCTCTTTACCTACTGCTGTTAGGGCAGATAATGCTTTTGGTTATGGGATGCAAATGTGTCAGATGATGAGTAGTGGGATGGATCCTTTTGAAGCTCAAAAAATCATAAGTGATTCAGTTATGAATAATGTTCCTCCTTCTTATCAAAGGGGTGATCCTTATGCACCTTGGTCTCCAACAAGAACTACAGAAGGAGCAATAGCTTCTGGAATAGCTTCTGGAATAGTTGATGGTTTTACAGCTGTAATGAGAATGAATTCATTAAGACCAGGTATTCAGCAAACTATGGAAGCTAATTGTCCAGATTTTTATGTGTCTGCATCAAATAAACAAAATGAAAGTAAGGTCGTTAAGAAAAAAGTTTGTACGTGGGAAAAAGATAAATTTAACAAAGGTAAAAAGAAAAGAAAATGCAGAAAGAAAACAGCTGAAGAAATAGCACTTGAGTTACCTTCAGTACCATCAGATAAAAATCAATTAAAAATATTTTGCAAAACAAATTTATATAATTCAAACTGTAAAAAGTATTACGATATGAAACTTAATGCAATTAAAAATCCTAAAAATATTCAAGTAAACAGTTTTTCTGAAGCAGATGAGTTAAAGAAATTTGCAGACTTGAAAGACAAAGGCATAATTACCGAGGAAGAGTTTAATAAAAAGAAAAAAGAAATATTAGGTCTTTAA
- a CDS encoding Tic20 family protein, producing the protein MNQIFQRLSSVFLYTLPLKASIPFGYYLFYKYSFLKILLLLTFPIAIIEKSLPFGSFLLFIILFAGLARNPNVPYFVRYNACQALLIDIALIIISYFLRIFPIVELGSIIFIFTLCIFIYSISQCIYGVEPEIPLISKSVRMQI; encoded by the coding sequence TTGAATCAGATATTCCAGAGACTCTCATCAGTATTTTTGTATACTTTGCCATTAAAGGCATCAATACCTTTTGGATATTATTTGTTCTATAAATATTCATTTTTAAAAATACTATTATTACTAACTTTCCCGATAGCAATAATTGAAAAATCTTTGCCTTTTGGTAGTTTTTTATTATTTATAATTTTGTTTGCTGGATTAGCAAGAAATCCAAATGTTCCCTATTTCGTCAGATATAACGCATGCCAAGCATTACTTATTGATATTGCTTTGATAATAATTTCATATTTCTTGAGAATATTTCCCATAGTTGAACTAGGCTCAATAATTTTTATATTTACACTATGTATTTTTATTTATTCGATTTCTCAATGTATTTATGGGGTTGAACCTGAAATTCCTTTAATAAGTAAATCTGTAAGAATGCAAATTTAA
- the hslO gene encoding Hsp33 family molecular chaperone HslO, with protein MKDRIVRATAANGGIRLVAVLTTESSLEAKKRHDLSYLTTCILGRAFSASLLLASSMKIMHGRVTLRVRSDGPLKGLLVDAGRDGKVRGYVGNPNLELDLVKIDNNKYSFDFTKALGTGYLNVIRDSGFGEPFTSTVELVNGNIAEDLASYLYHSEQTPSAVFIGEKIQNKSVICSGGLLAQVLPKKDTDPLLVSLLEERCKEINSFSEDLFKSKHNLLSLIRNIFPDIDDKSISEKARSQEVSFKCKCSKQRSLNAMKMLDKSELEDILEKDGKAELVCEFCKNKYFIDYEEIKSMIENQS; from the coding sequence ATGAAGGATAGGATAGTTCGGGCTACTGCAGCAAATGGAGGAATAAGATTAGTTGCGGTCTTAACAACAGAATCTTCTTTAGAGGCAAAAAAAAGACACGATCTTTCTTATTTAACCACCTGTATCTTAGGAAGAGCATTTAGTGCTTCACTGCTTTTAGCAAGCTCGATGAAGATAATGCATGGGAGAGTTACTCTAAGAGTTAGATCTGACGGACCTTTAAAGGGATTACTAGTTGATGCAGGTAGAGACGGAAAAGTTAGGGGTTATGTAGGGAATCCTAATTTAGAATTGGACCTAGTCAAAATAGACAATAATAAATATTCCTTTGATTTTACAAAAGCATTAGGTACAGGCTATTTAAATGTAATTAGAGATAGTGGATTTGGAGAACCCTTTACAAGCACTGTTGAATTAGTAAATGGAAATATTGCAGAAGACTTAGCTTCATATTTATATCATTCAGAGCAAACTCCCTCTGCTGTATTTATTGGAGAAAAAATTCAAAATAAAAGTGTTATTTGTAGTGGTGGACTATTAGCTCAAGTTTTACCTAAAAAAGACACTGACCCTCTACTCGTCTCACTACTTGAAGAAAGATGTAAAGAAATTAACTCTTTTAGCGAAGACCTATTTAAGTCAAAACATAATCTTCTTTCGTTAATAAGAAATATTTTTCCCGATATTGACGATAAATCAATCTCTGAAAAAGCTCGTTCCCAAGAAGTTAGTTTTAAATGCAAGTGTTCCAAACAAAGAAGTTTAAATGCAATGAAAATGCTTGATAAGAGCGAGTTGGAAGACATTCTTGAGAAAGATGGCAAAGCAGAATTGGTTTGCGAATTTTGTAAGAATAAATATTTTATAGATTATGAAGAAATTAAATCGATGATAGAAAATCAATCATAA
- a CDS encoding DUF4278 domain-containing protein: MTLIYRGQKYVQNKEAAKKQHLELTYRGKTYTS; encoded by the coding sequence ATGACCCTAATTTACAGAGGACAAAAATACGTCCAGAACAAAGAAGCAGCTAAAAAGCAACACCTCGAACTAACTTATAGAGGAAAAACTTACACAAGCTAG
- a CDS encoding DUF3531 family protein: protein MNIIFREVDPFNCWIWIRFSESPTQDEKNYLDGVFDSWYVLGRLGGFNSENLQTHEEGSDLSWMTYNNEQKNESLPALMHNLGIMEYQNLWGRCWVDFGTSDSISIDILINSLNQISNNYVKIEELIIGGENNDWAIEEHEDLVFKD from the coding sequence ATGAATATTATTTTTAGAGAAGTTGATCCTTTTAATTGTTGGATATGGATAAGGTTTTCAGAATCACCAACTCAAGATGAAAAAAATTATTTAGATGGTGTTTTTGATAGTTGGTACGTTTTAGGAAGGTTAGGTGGATTTAATTCTGAAAATTTGCAAACTCATGAAGAGGGTTCCGATTTAAGTTGGATGACCTATAATAATGAACAAAAAAACGAATCTCTTCCTGCCTTAATGCATAATTTAGGAATTATGGAATACCAAAACCTGTGGGGAAGATGTTGGGTTGATTTTGGAACTTCAGACTCCATTTCAATAGATATATTAATAAATTCTTTGAATCAGATATCAAATAATTATGTAAAAATAGAAGAATTAATTATTGGTGGTGAAAATAATGATTGGGCTATTGAAGAACATGAAGATTTAGTTTTCAAAGATTAA
- a CDS encoding RNA recognition motif-containing protein gives MTLSLNIGSLFNDSSSHALVDELRKRTSEEDILDFEEKFNSKNEKNLHVYICRFLKNRSISRGLASRWLITIIKNKESKIDALQKSNN, from the coding sequence ATGACATTAAGCCTAAATATTGGGAGCTTATTTAATGATTCCTCTAGTCATGCATTAGTGGATGAGCTAAGAAAAAGAACATCAGAAGAGGATATATTAGATTTTGAGGAAAAATTTAACTCCAAAAACGAAAAAAATCTACACGTTTATATATGTAGATTTCTAAAAAACAGATCAATATCAAGAGGGCTAGCCTCTAGATGGTTAATAACCATAATTAAAAACAAAGAATCAAAAATTGATGCTTTGCAAAAATCAAATAATTAG
- a CDS encoding peptide chain release factor 3: MSLGTKNLNNKEILDAVNKRRNFAIISHPDAGKTTLTEKLLLYGGAIQQAGAVKARGNQRKATSDWMELEKQRGISITSTVLQFEYERSVINLLDTPGHQDFSEDTYRTLAAADNAVMLEDAAKGLEPQTRKLFEVCKMRKIPIFTFINKMDRPGREPFSLLDEIESELGLNTLPINWPIGSGEEFRGVIDRFSREVILFDKALRGKQSNEKRLSLEDKELSKYVERDLLENSLEELEVLDEAGSKFEKEKVFNGSLTPVFFGSAMTNFGVRPFLDSFLKMAQKPTSRNSNKGDIEPASDEFSGFVFKLQANMDPKHRDRVAFIRVCSGKFEKDMSVKHSRTGKTIRLSRPQKIFGQDREVVDDAYPGDVIGLNNPGMFSIGDTLYTGAHLEYEGIPSFSPEIFSWLRNPNPSAFKNFRKGVNELREEGAVQILYDFDESKRDPILAAVGQLQLEVVTHRLKSEYGVDANLEAMPYQLARWISDGWPAIEKLGRIFNCKIVKDCWNRPVILFKNEWNLNQFVEDNNQLTLNKVAPVVSGVEPIVL; encoded by the coding sequence ATGAGCTTAGGTACTAAAAATCTAAATAATAAAGAAATACTGGATGCGGTAAATAAAAGAAGAAATTTTGCTATTATTTCGCATCCAGATGCGGGGAAAACGACTCTTACCGAGAAACTTCTTTTGTATGGAGGAGCCATTCAACAGGCAGGAGCAGTAAAAGCTAGGGGTAATCAGAGAAAAGCTACCTCAGACTGGATGGAACTTGAGAAACAAAGAGGTATTTCTATTACATCAACTGTATTGCAATTTGAATATGAAAGATCAGTAATCAACCTATTAGATACACCGGGACACCAAGATTTCTCCGAAGATACTTATAGAACATTAGCTGCTGCTGATAATGCAGTTATGTTGGAAGATGCGGCTAAAGGACTAGAACCTCAAACTAGAAAATTGTTTGAAGTTTGCAAGATGCGAAAAATACCAATATTTACTTTCATAAATAAAATGGATAGACCAGGAAGAGAGCCATTTTCTTTACTTGATGAAATTGAATCAGAACTTGGATTAAATACTTTACCTATTAACTGGCCAATTGGGAGTGGTGAGGAATTTAGAGGGGTTATTGATAGATTTTCGAGAGAGGTGATTTTATTTGATAAAGCTTTGAGAGGGAAACAATCGAATGAGAAAAGATTAAGTCTTGAAGATAAAGAGCTATCAAAATATGTAGAGAGAGATTTACTTGAAAACTCACTTGAAGAATTGGAGGTTCTTGATGAGGCAGGATCAAAATTTGAAAAAGAAAAAGTTTTTAATGGCTCTTTAACCCCAGTTTTCTTTGGATCTGCCATGACTAATTTTGGTGTAAGACCATTTTTAGATAGTTTTTTGAAAATGGCACAAAAACCAACTTCGAGAAATAGTAATAAAGGGGATATTGAACCTGCAAGCGATGAATTTAGTGGGTTTGTTTTTAAGCTTCAGGCAAATATGGATCCAAAGCACAGAGATAGGGTTGCTTTTATAAGAGTCTGTAGTGGCAAATTTGAAAAAGATATGTCAGTTAAACATTCCAGAACTGGGAAAACAATCAGATTATCAAGACCACAAAAAATATTTGGGCAAGATAGAGAAGTAGTTGATGATGCCTATCCTGGAGATGTTATTGGTTTGAATAATCCAGGAATGTTTTCTATTGGAGATACTCTTTATACTGGTGCTCATTTGGAATATGAGGGCATACCATCCTTTAGTCCTGAAATATTCAGCTGGCTAAGAAATCCAAATCCCTCAGCATTTAAAAACTTTAGAAAGGGTGTTAATGAACTGCGCGAAGAAGGTGCTGTTCAGATTCTTTACGACTTTGATGAGAGCAAAAGAGACCCTATACTCGCAGCTGTTGGTCAATTGCAGTTGGAGGTAGTAACTCACAGATTAAAAAGTGAATATGGTGTAGATGCAAACCTTGAAGCAATGCCATATCAATTGGCTAGATGGATTTCTGATGGATGGCCAGCCATTGAAAAACTAGGGAGAATATTCAATTGTAAAATAGTTAAAGATTGTTGGAATAGGCCAGTTATTCTTTTTAAAAATGAGTGGAATCTAAATCAATTTGTTGAAGATAATAATCAATTAACTTTAAACAAAGTTGCTCCTGTTGTTAGTGGAGTCGAACCAATTGTTTTATAA